A window of the Dunckerocampus dactyliophorus isolate RoL2022-P2 chromosome 21, RoL_Ddac_1.1, whole genome shotgun sequence genome harbors these coding sequences:
- the chpf2 gene encoding chondroitin sulfate glucuronyltransferase: protein MRVSSFLAVFRPVLPLILGLSLGCSLSLLMVSWTQGDTEESCRDELGHGNLFLGRGDAQRDSRDAGGEEDFQPRIVPYNRDPNKLHKKVLRTRYIHTELGIRERLLVGVLTSRATLNTLAVAVNRTVAHHFHRTFFFTGLRSPKVPHGMAVVAHGDDRPVWLMYETVRHLHQHYGADYDWFLLAQDDTYMQAQRLSELVGHLSAGQDVYMGRAEEFIGGEEKARYCHGGYGYLLSRSLLARLQPHLDSCRNDILSVRPDEWLGRCIIDYLGLSCVEVHQEMTYRYFELGKNADPEREDGTQFKNAFTVHPVSEPNLMYRLHKRFSQLELEWTYMQIQEMQMQINNLSDLTPEGKAGVTWPVGINPPFKPRTRFEVINWEYFTEEHIYSCVDGSPKCEMRGADRADVNSVLEIAVERLNERYQPQLRFLKRRLLNGYRRFDPTRGMEYVLDLALEAYTQKGHSQVIAKRVNLLRPLSAVEIIPMPYVTEATRVQVILPVTAQDQDYVGNFLDMYVVNTLDTHDNVLLTFLFIYDPFDAQRVSQTDVFAGVKAMIGEVEKRYGDVKIPWISVKTEVPSQVKLMDIISKKHPVDTLFFLASVWTEVNADFLNRCRMNAISSWQVFFPVHFQEYSPAVVYRDQQPSAASSSSFASESLRDGHFDRRLFDEACFYNADYMTTRTKMAADILDNEEMLESMDVYDIFVRYSGLHVFRAVEPALVQKHVRRACNPRFSEDIYHRCVLSNLEGLGSRSQLAMALFEQEQANST from the exons ATGCGCGTTTCGTCGTTTTTGGCCGTGTTCAGGCCTGTTTTACCCCTGATCCTCGGGCTGTCTCTGGGCTGCAGCCTGAGCCTCCTGATGGTCTCCTGGACTCAAGGGGACACGGAGGAGTCCTGCAGAGACGAGCTGGGCCACGGGAATCTTTTCCTGGGCAGGGGAGATGCTCAGAGGGACTCAAGGGACGCAGGTGGGGAGGAGGACTTTCAGCCACGTATCGTGCCCTACAACAGGGACCCCAACAAGCTGCACAAGAAAGTACTGAG GACTCGCTATATCCACACAGAGCTGGGCATCAGAGAGCGCCTCCTGGTGGGTGTTCTGACCTCCCGCGCCACCCTCAACACCCTAGCCGTGGCGGTCAACCGCACGGTGGCCCACCACTTCCACCGCACCTTCTTCTTCACGGGCCTGCGCAGCCCCAAGGTGCCGCACGGCATGGCGGTGGTGGCGCACGGCGACGACCGCCCCGTGTGGCTGATGTACGAGACGGTGCGCCACCTCCACCAGCACTACGGCGCCGACTACGACTGGTTCCTTCTGGCCCAGGACGACACGTACATGCAGGCGCAGCGTCTCTCCGAGCTGGTGGGCCACCTGAGCGCGGGCCAGGACGTCTACATGGGCCGGGCGGAGGAGTTCATCGGCGGCGAGGAGAAGGCGCGCTACTGCCACGGCGGGTACGGCTACCTGCTGTCCCGCAGCCTGCTGGCGCGTCTGCAGCCGCACCTCGACTCCTGTCGCAACGACATCCTCAGCGTCAGGCCCGACGAGTGGCTGGGCCGCTGCATCATCGACTACCTGGGTCTCAGCTGTGTGGAGGTCCACCAG GAGATGACGTATCGTTACTTTGAGCTGGGGAAAAACGCCGACCCGGAACGTGAAGACGGCACACAGTTTAAAAACGCTTTCACCGTCCATCCGGTGTCGGAGCCCAATCTGATGTACCGCCTGCACAAGCGCTTCAGCCAGCTTGAGCTGGAATGGACCTACATGCAGATACAGGAGATGCAG ATGCAGATAAACAACCTGAGCGACTTGACACCCGAGGGCAAGGCGGGTGTCACGTGGCCGGTGGGCATCAACCCCCCCTTCAAACCCAGAACGCGCTTTGAGGTGATCAACTGGGAGTACTTCACGGAGGAGCACATCTACTCCTGCGTGGACGGCTCCCCCAAGTGTGAGATGAGGGGCGCCGACCGCGCCGACGTCAACTCTGTGCTGGAGATCGCGGTGGAGCGCCTGAACGAGCGCTACCAGCCGCAGCTGCGCTTCCTCAAGCGGCGCCTGCTCAACGGCTACCGGCGCTTCGACCCCACACGCGGCATGGAGTACGTGCTGGACCTGGCGCTGGAGGCGTACACCCAGAAGGGTCACAGCCAGGTCATCGCCAAGCGGGTCAACCTGCTGCGGCCGCTGAGCGCCGTGGAGATCATCCCCATGCCTTACGTGACGGAGGCCACGCGGGTGCAGGTCATACTCCCCGTCACCGCCCAGGATCAGGACTACGTGGGCAACTTCCTGGACATGTACGTGGTGAACACGCTGGACACGCATGACAACGTCCTGCTCACCTTCCTCTTCATCTACGACCCCTTCGACGCCCAGCGGGTCAGCCAGACGGACGTGTTTGCCGGCGTCAAGGCCATGATCGGCGAGGTAGAGAAGCGCTACGGCGACGTGAAGATCCCCTGGATCAGCGTCAAGACGGAGGTGCCCTCGCAGGTGAAGCTGATGGACATCATCTCCAAAAAGCACCCTGTGGACACGCTCTTCTTTCTGGCCAGCGTGTGGACGGAGGTCAACGCCGACTTCCTGAACCGCTGCCGGATGAACGCCATCAGCAGCTGGCAGGTCTTCTTCCCCGTCCACTTCCAGGAGTACAGCCCGGCCGTGGTCTACCGCGACCAGCAGCCCTCCGccgcctcctcctcgtccttcgCCTCAGAGTCGCTGCGGGACGGCCACTTCGACCGCCGCCTCTTCGACGAGGCCTGCTTCTACAACGCCGACTACATGACCACGCGCACCAAGATGGCGGCCGACATCCTGGACAACGAGGAGATGCTGGAAAGCATGGACGTGTACGACATATTCGTCCGCTACTCCGGCCTGCACGTGTTCCGAGCCGTGGAACCGGCGCTGGTTCAGAAGCACGTGCGACGGGCCTGCAACCCGCGCTTCAGCGAGGACATCTACCATCGCTGCGTCCTCAGCAACCTGGAGGGGCTGGGGTCACGCTCCCAGCTCGCCATGGCGCTGTTTGAGCAGGAGCAGGCCAACAGCACCTAG